The following are from one region of the Coffea eugenioides isolate CCC68of chromosome 2, Ceug_1.0, whole genome shotgun sequence genome:
- the LOC113760005 gene encoding uncharacterized protein K02A2.6-like yields MESEIQNESDSEEVSDSFPKGLEQYEEKSKPNLEETEIVNIGTETEVKEIKMSIHLNALTMEHDCIDFVRRCIKCQVHGDVIRAPPTELHSMAALWPCSMWGMDVIGTIDPPVSNGHRFILVAIEYFTKWVEAESFKHVTKKVVANFLKDHIICRFSVPETLITDNAKNLNNDMVDGLCEQLKIKHRNSAIYRPQMNGAVEAANKNLKKIIRKMTEKHRDWHEKLPYALMPYRASIRTSTGATPYSLIYGMEVVLPAEVEIPSLRILMEAKVGRS; encoded by the coding sequence ATGGAATCCGAAATTCAAAACGAGAGTGATAGTGAGGAAGTATCTGATTCTTTTCCAAAAGGTCTCGaacaatatgaagagaaatccaaaCCGAACCTAGAAGAGACAGAGATtgttaacattggcactgagaCTGAGGTCAAAGAAATAAAGATGAGTATACATTTGAATGCACTCACCATGGAGCATGACTGCATAGATTTTGTCAGAAGATGTATCAAATGTCAAGTGCATGGCGATGTTATACGGGCTCCTCCCACTGAATTACATAGCATGGCTGCCCTATGGCCCTgctcaatgtggggtatggatgTAATTGGTACAATTGATCCTCCTGTATCAAACGGACATCGATTCATATTGGTAGCAATTgagtactttaccaaatgggtCGAAGCAGAATCCTTCAAACATGTGACAAAGAAGGTGGTAGCAAATTTCTTAAAGGATCACATCATCTGCCGGTTCAGTGTGCCAGAAACATTGATTACCGATAATGCCAAaaatctgaacaatgacatggtggACGGACTATGCGAACAGCTCAAAATCAAACAccgcaattctgccatttataggcctcaaaTGAACGGGGCTGTGGAGGCcgcaaacaagaatttaaaGAAAATCATTCGTAAAATGACTGAAAAGCACCGTGATTGGCATGAAAAGCTTCCTTATGCACTAATGCCATACCGGGCTTCTATTCGAACTTCAACTGGGGCAACCCCCTACTCGCTCATATATGGAATGGAAGTTGTGCTACCTGCCGAGGTTGAAATCCCTTCATTACGTATTCTAATGGAAGCCAAAGTTGGAagaagctga
- the LOC113760006 gene encoding probable leucine-rich repeat receptor-like protein kinase At1g35710, whose protein sequence is MGSFKIISIFALVVLLFPSFHPKYGASASAEEAAALLKWKASFLNQNNSFLTSWNLQSGNAKNSSILPCTWAGISCIDGSVNRLNLSDWSIKGSLYGFPFSSLPNLEYLDLRFNQIFGSIPKQIGNLSKLIYLDFGANELSGKIPPEICNLRNLTHLVFESNQLSGPIPVAMGNLISLQFLCLCQNNLTGAIPKSLGNLTNLIMLYLYENQLSSSIFKEVGDLKFLTRVELSQNQLNGSIPASIGNLSTLEVLYLHNNQFSGSIPVTFGNLNRLVNLSLYQNHLSGPIPPMIGNLSSLQILYLYQNNLTGAIPKSLGNLTKLIELSLSDNQLNGSIPVSIGNLSNLEALYLQNNQFSGPIPATFGNLNKLVNLSLYQNHLAGPIPPVIGNLSSLKILSLYQNNLTGAIPKSLGNLAKLIELDLTENQLSGSILVSIGNLSNLELLALGENQCFGTIPQEIGNLNKLVALRLFSNQFSGPLPELLCQSGILQNITVDENMLTGPIPKSLQNCSSLFRARFNGNRFQGNLSEMFGIYPVLDFIDLSNNQFYGKLSSNWGKCKMLKALIVAKNNITGGIPPEIGNLTQLHTLNLSSNYLSGEIPREVGKLASMLKLDLHDNQLTGGIPQELGVSMEFLDLSTNSLNGTLPELLGDLKHLFHMNLSNNVLSQKIPLQIGKLTQLSELDLRQNFFTGEIPSEFQNLQSLGTLNLSQNNLSGWIPKALAELPGLLHINLSFNNLEGPIPSGRAFVNLTLEEVKGNKGLCGNITGLRACESSQLIKKHVKDKRKEFVLIIVLPLLGSIILLGVLFGALRLCDRRKRNSRVEDMEVKKGSLFAICAYDGKALYKEIVRSTEEFSETYCIGKGGCGSVYKAQLPSGEVVAVKRLHNIPNVGKDKSFLNEIRALTEIKHRNIVKLFGFCSNAQHSILVYECLERGSLAKILSIEEAAKELDWQKRLNIIKGVAHALSYMHHDCSPPIVHRDISSNNILLDTECEAHVSDFGTSKFLRRDSSNWSSLAGTYGYVAPEFAYTMRVNEKCDVYSFGVLAMEVIKGKHPGDFIADLLSSKLEEIELKDLLDQRLLYPNQEIEKNLISILKLARECLHVDPQCR, encoded by the exons ATGGGTTCCTTCAAAATAATCTCCATATTCGCTCTGGTAGTCCTACTTTTCCCATCTTTTCACCCCAAATACGGAGCTTCAGCTTCTGCTGAAGAGGCTGCTGCTCTTTTGAAATGGAAAGCCAGTTTTTTGAACCAGAACAACAGCTTCCTAACCTCATGGAACCTTCAATCAGGCAATGCCAAGAATTCTTCTATACTTCCTTGCACTTGGGCTGGTATTTCCTGCATTGATGGAAGTGTCAACAGGTTGAACCTCTCAGATTGGAGTATTAAAGGTAGCCTCTATGGTTTCCCGTTCTCATCGCTCCCAAATCTTGAATATCTTGATCTCCGCTTTAACCAGATCTTTGGAAGCATACCAAAACAAATAGGTAACCTGTCGAAACTCATTTATCTTGATTTCGGGGCTAATGAGCTGTCAGGCAAAATCCCGCCTGAAATTTGCAACTTAAGAAACTTGACTCATTTAGTTTTTGAAAGTAATCAACTTTCAGGTCCCATTCCCGTGGCGATGGGGAATCTGATTTCACTTCAGTTTCTTTGCTTGTGTCAAAATAATCTTACAGGTGCAATTCCAAAGTCACTaggcaatttgaccaatttgattATGCTATATCTCTATGAAAATCAACTTTCAAGTTCAATTTTCAAAGAAGTGGGTGATTTGAAATTTCTCACCCGTGTGGAATTAAGTCAGAACCAACTCAATGGTTCCATTCCTGCTTCAATTGGTAACTTGAGTACCTTAGAAGTACTGTATCTCCATAACAATCAATTTTCTGGTTCAATTCCAGTCACTTTTGGTAATCTCAATAGGCTGGTGAATCTAAGTCTTTACCAAAATCACCTATCTGGTCCCATTCCTCCAATGATAGGGAATTTGAGCTCACTTCAGATTCTTTACTTGTATCAAAATAATCTCACTGGTGCAATCCCAAAGTCACTAGGTAATTTGACCAAATTGATTGAACTGAGTCTCTCTGACAATCAACTTAATGGTTCCATTCCTGTTTCAATTGGTAACTTGAGTAACTTGGAAGCATTGTATCTCCAAAATAATCAATTTTCTGGTCCAATTCCTGCTACTTTTGGCAACCTCAATAAGCTGGTGAATCTAAGCCTTTACCAAAATCACCTAGCTGGTCCTATTCCTCCAGTGATAGGGAATTTGAGCTCACTTAAGATTCTTTCCTTGTATCAAAATAATCTCACCGGTGCAATCCCAAAGTCACTAGGTAATTTGGCCAAATTGATTGAACTGGATCTCACAGAGAATCAACTTTCAGGTTCAATTCTTGTTTCAATTGGTAACTTGAGCAACTTGGAACTTTTGGCTCTGGGAGAAAATCAATGTTTTGGTACCATTCCACAAGAGATTGGAAACCTGAATAAGTTGGTTGCTTTGAGATTGTTTAGTAATCAGTTCTCCGGTCCATTGCCAGAACTATTATGTCAAAGTGGAATTCTCCAAAACATTACTGTAGATGAGAACATGCTTACCGGTCCAATCCCTAAAAGTTTGCAAAACTGCTCAAGCTTATTTAGGGCCCGTTTCAACGGTAACCGTTTCCAAGGAAACTTATCAGAAATGTTTGGAATCTATCCAGTCCTGGATTTCATAGATCTCAGCAATAACCAATTCTATGGGAAACTCTCCAGCAACTGGGGTAAATGCAAAATGCTGAAAGCCCTTATAGTTGCAAAGAATAACATCACGGGTGGTATACCTCCAGAAATTGGAAATTTGACTCAACTACATACACTTAATCTTTCTTCGAATTATTTATCAGGGGAGATACCAAGGGAAGTTGGGAAGTTAGCTTCTATGCTTAAACTAGATTTACATGACAACCAGCTTACTGGTGGTATACCTCAAGAATTGGGAGTGTCAATGGAATTTCTAGACCTGTCCACAAACTCCTTGAATGGAACTTTACCAGAACTTCTCGGAGATTTGAAACACTTGTTTCACATGAACTTGAGCAATAATGTTTTAAGTCAAAAGATTCCATTGCAAATTGGGAAGTTAACCCAACTTTCTGAACTGGATTTGAGGCAAAATTTCTTCACAGGAGAGATACCATCTGAGTTTCAAAATTTGCAGAGTTTGGGGACATTGAATCTCTCCCAGAATAACCTCTCTGGTTGGATCCCAAAGGCTTTGGCAGAATTGCCTGGTTTATTGCACATTAATCTTTCTTTTAATAATTTGGAGGGCCCAATTCCGAGTGGTAGAGCTTTTGTGAATCTAACCTTGGAAGAAGTAAAGGGAAATAAAGGTTTGTGTGGCAATATTACAGGGTTACGAGCCTGTGAAAGTTCTCAGTTGATTAAAAAGCATGTCAAGGATAAAAGGAAGGAATTTGTTCTCATAATTGTATTACCTCTTCTGGGATCAATCATACTTCTTGGTGTATTGTTCGGTGCTCTCAGATTGTGTGATCGGAGAAAAAGAAATTCGAGAGTGGAAGATATGGAGGTGAAGAAGGGCAGTTTATTTGCCATATGTGCTTATGATGGCAAAGCATTGTATAAAGAAATCGTGAGGTCTACAGAAGAGTTCAGTGAAACGTATTGCATTGGGAAAGGAGGTTGTGGAAGTGTTTACAAAGCACAGCTTCCATCAGGCGAGGTAGTAGCTGTAAAAAGACTTCACAACATACCTAATGTGGGAAAGGATAAAAGTTTCTTGAATGAGATCAGGGCCTTGACAGAAATCAAGCATCGGAACATTGTGAAACTCTTTGGCTTTTGCTCAAATGCTCAGCATTCAATTTTGGTTTATGAGTGCCTCGAAAGGGGAAGCTTGGCCAAAATCTTGAGCATAGAAGAAGCAGCTAAGGAACTAGACTGGCAAAAGAGGTTGAATATCATCAAAGGCGTCGCTCATGCTTTATCTTACATGCATCATGATTGTTCACCACCAATTGTACACCGAGACATATCAAGCAACAACATTTTGCTTGATACAGAATGCGAGGCTCATGTTTCAGATTTTGGCACTTCCAAGTTTCTCAGAAGAGACTCATCTAACTGGAGTTCTCTTGCAGGCACATATGGATATGTTGCACCAG AATTTGCCTACACAATGAGAGTTAACGAGAAGTGTGATGTTTATAGCTTTGGGGTCCTGGCAATGGAAGTAATCAAAGGAAAGCATCCTGGTGACTTTATTGCTGATCTATTGTCTTCAAAGCTTGAAGAGATAGAGCTAAAAGACTTGTTAGACCAAAGACTTCTGTATCccaatcaagaaattgaaaagaaTCTGATATCCATTCTCAAACTAGCAAGAGAATGTCTACATGTTGATCCTCAATGTAGGTGA